One Mercurialis annua linkage group LG3, ddMerAnnu1.2, whole genome shotgun sequence DNA window includes the following coding sequences:
- the LOC126673947 gene encoding transcription factor MYB1R1-like, producing MAGTCTGDGGGGCGGGAGAGAGEIMLFGVRVVVDSMRKSVSLNNLSQYEHHIVGNEAVNRDAAVKDDVANVSGYASADDAVPHSSSTRGERKRGVPWTEEEHKLFLLGLQKVGKGDWRGISRNFVKTRTPTQVASHAQKYFLRRSNLNRRRRRSSLFDITTDTVTAFPMEEQVHRQDKNKNNSSSPVQSPALPETSNFTLMPVSAAFSISTTPVVLPLPIESPTENLSLLHGNPVANLIRPVPIMPSAPFGSGISDLNLNLQCIDSSTLSLKLSLQSDQKEAPSAAAGTSRHSAFQVMSSFNNGDGIITVA from the exons ATGGCTGGCACGTGCACCGGCGACGGCGGCGGAGGTTGTGGTGGAGGAGCGGGAGCGGGAGCGGGAGAGATCATGCTGTTTGGCGTGAGAGTGGTGGTTGATTCGATGAGGAAAAGTGTTAGTTTGAATAACTTATCTCAATATGAACATCATATTGTAGGAAATGAGGCTGTTAACAGAGATGCTGCCGTTAAGGATGACGTGGCTAATGTTTCTGGTTATGCGTCTGCGGACGACGCCGTTCCGCACAGTTCTAGCACGCGCGGCGAACGCAAACGAG GTGTGCCGTGGACGGAGGAGGAGCATAAGCTGTTTTTGTTAGGATTGCAGAAGGTTGGAAAAGGAGATTGGAGAGGCATTTctagaaattttgtcaaaactCGAACTCCGACGCAGGTGGCTAGCCATGCTCAAAAGTATTTTCTTCGCCGGAGTAATCTTAATCGCCGCCGCCGTCGATCTAGCCTCTTTGATATCACCACCGATACG gTAACGGCATTTCCAATGGAGGAACAAGTTCATCGCCAGGACAAGAACAAGAACAACAGCAGTTCACCAGTACAATCACCCGCGCTACCTGAAACCAGCAATTTCACTTTGATGCCAGTTTCAGCGGCTTTTTCTATAAGCACCACTCCTGTTGTATTGCCTCTTCCGATTGAGTCTCCAACAGAGAATTTATCTCTGTTACATGGCAATCCAGTGGCTAATTTAATCCGACCGGTACCCATCATGCCATCAGCTCCGTTCGGATCTGGGATATCCGATCTTAACTTAAATCTGCAGTGTATTGACTCGTCAACATTGTCTCTCAAGCTGTCTTTACAATCTGATCAGAAGGAAGCACCCTCAGCAGCAGCAGGAACGTCAAGGCATTCGGCTTTTCAGGTGATGTCTAGCTTCAACAATGGAGATGGCATTATTACTGTTGCTTGA